The nucleotide sequence GACATTTCTAAATCTTGAAACCCTTTCACTTCTTACTGTTCCCTGTTCCCTGTTCCCTGTTCCCTTTCGCGTAGTGCTATAAAACTTTCAGGGAAAGAAACATCTTCATAAACAGCAGCAAGAGAACCAGAGAAATTAACACAGGTTAACTCTAGTTCTTGATTTCCTCGATAACTATAAAGCTCCCATCTCCCCTCTGTATTCCGTCGAAAACAATCAATGCGCTGGCGGTTTTGACTAATTAATACATATTCTTCCAAGGTTTCTAATTCTTGATAATCGATAAATTTATCCCCTCTATCAAAGGCTTCTGTAGAGGATGAAATTACTTCAATAATCAAGCAGGGATAGCATTTAAAATATTCAAAATTAACATCGCGTGAGTCGCAAGTCACCATAATATCAGGATAGTAGAAAATATTTAAACTTTCAATCCGGGCTTTCATATCAGCAAAATAAACACGACAACCGCTTCCCCGAATATGATTTCTTAGCATAGCCAGTAAGTTAGCGGTAATAGTGACGTGAGCATCACTCGCTCCAGCCATTGCATAAATTTTACCTTGGATATATTCATGTTTAATCGGGCTATTTTTTTCTGATTCTAAATATTCTTCGGGGGAAAGATAGGGATGAGCTTTATTAAACGTCATAGATTAATCCTCCTGAAAATCTAATTCTAACTGTATTTCTGTATTTTGAGTTTTGCGATAATCCTAGAGGTTGTAGCTTCATGGTACTGAGTTTATCCCCTTCTCTATTTTTGTTGTAGTCCAACTAACACAAATTGCGTTAAAATAATATTGATCAATGCAGCAACCTCCTAAAAATTCCCTATTTACAGTTGTGAAAACCTATGATTCCCCAAAAACTGACCCTAAAAAATTTCCTTAGCTACCGAGAAGCGACCCTAGATTTTAGTGGATTACATACCGCTTGTATTTGCGGTTCTAATGGGTCGGGAAAGTCATCTTTATTAGAAGCAATGGCTTGGGCAATTTGGGGGGAGAGTCGGGCAGAATCGAAGGATGATATTATCTATATGGGAGAATTAGAAACCCAGGTTGATTTTATATTTATTAGTCAGGGAAACTTATATCGGGTGATTCGTAACCGCCGCCGAGGTCAATCAGGAGCGTTAGAATTTCAAGTCGCAACCACCGTTTTACAAGAAATTGAAGATTTAGATAAAATTAAGTTTCGTCCCCTAACAGAAAAGGGAATATTAGCCACCCAACAGAAAATTATAGACTACTTAAAATTAGATTACGATACTTTTACTAATTCCGCCTATTTGCGTCAGGGAAAAGCGGATGAATTCATGATCAAACGTCCAGCCGAACGCAAAGAAATTCTGGCGAGTTTGTTAAAATTAGATCAATATGATGGCTTATCAGAAAAAGCCAAAGACTCAGCGCGTGACTATAAAGCCCAGGGGGAAGTTTTAGAACAAACTTTAACTGCAAATCAAGCCCAAATTGAACAAAAATGTCAACTTGAACAGGAGATTATTCAACTCCAAAATACCGTTGATCATCTGCAAGAAAAACAAATCCAAGACCGGGATAATTATCAACAGTTACAAGCGCAACAACATCATCGTCAAGCTTGGGAAAAATTATTAACCGGACAACAACAACAACATCAGACTTTTGCTCAAGATTATCGACGTTTACAACAGGAATTAGCCACGACACAACGCCAACGTCAGGAACTTGAAGCGGTATTACAACAGGAAACAGAAATTCAAGCCGGATATAATAATTTTATCACCCTACAAACTACCGAAGAAACCCTATCGGCTCAATTTAAAATTTATCAAGATTCTCAACAGCGTCGTCAACAGTTACAAGAACAACAACGTCAACATCTTAATACCTTACAACAACAAATTCAAACCCTACAAGCTCGTTTAGAAGCGTTGACTCAACAGGAACAGGATTATTTACAAAGTTTAAGCCAAAAACCCGATATTGAAGCCGGGTTAGAACAGTTACAAACGGCTCGAACTCGTTTAAATCAGTTTGATCAATTGCAATTAGAAGTTACCCCAATTTTACAACATCGTCAACGGATTCAAACGGAGTTAGATCGGGCTCAATCTCGTCAACAAGCAAGGTTAGAGGAATTAAAAACCTCTGTAGGAAAACTTCAACGAACGCTCCAACATCATCGCCCCCAATTAGAAGCACAATTACAAACCACTGCTGATCAAATTACGGAATTAGATAAGAAAAAAGTCTATCAACTGCGAGTCAGAGAAAAGGGACAGGAACGTCATCATTTTATCGATCGCTTGAATAATGTTAAACGGGATTATGAAGAAAAATTAACAGAACTAGAGCAGAAAATTCAACTGTTATCAAAATCGGAAACAGAGGAAACAGAAACCGCCGAATTACCTTTGTTGCGATCGCAATTTCCCCCCTGTCCTCTGTGCGATCGCCCCTTAGATGAACATCACTGGAATTTAGTTATTTCTAAACATCAAAACCAACAACAGGAATTCAGAAACCAAATTTGGGTTATTCATGAGCAGTTAGTGGTTGCGGATCGAGAACTGAAAATTTTACAGGAGGAATACCGACAAATTCAACAAGATTTATTACCCTACGAAGAATTGCGAGAACATCGGGTAAAAATTCAAGCTCAGTTAGAAAGTTTGTATCAAGATGAACAACACTTACAACAACTGGTTTTAGAACAAAAGGCGGTTCAAACCCTATTAGAAACAGGTAATTATGCAACGGATTTATATGCAGAATTGCAGAATTTAGAGCAGAAGTTAAGCCAACTTAATTATAATGAACAAAGCCATGCTTTAGCCAGAAATGAGGAAAAAAGGTGGCGTTGGGCGGAAATTAAATATAGTCAAATTCGAGATGCTCAAGACAAATTAAATAAAATTCAGGTTCAAAAACCTGAATTAGAAACTCAAATTCAAACCTTAACCCAAACCTTGAGCGAACAGAAAAATAATTCTGAAATTCAACAAGAAATTCTAGCGTTAGAGCAAAAAATTAATCAAATGGGTTATAATGTAGAAGAACATAATCGCATCCGTTCCCAGTTACGTCAAGCTCAAGTTTGGTTAACTCGTACCGAACAATTAAACCAAGCCAAACAACAATATCCAATTCTTCAACAACGCATTGAAGAATTAGAAACCCTAACCCAAGAACGAGCAAAGAATTTGCAAGGAATTCAAGGTCAAATCGAACTATTACAACAGCAATTAAAAGAAACTCCCGACCCCACAGAAGCGTTAAAACAGTTAGAGCAATTGATTCAACAACAACGGCTAAAATTAGATAGTTATTTAGGTCAATTGGGAAGTTTACAACAACAACAAACTCAAATTGATCAGTTAAATGTTCAACAAACGGAACTTAAAACTCAATTAGATACCGTCCGCCGTCAATATCGGGTTTATCAAGAATTATCGCAAGCCTTTGGCAAAAATGGGATTCAAGCGTTAATGATTGAGAATATTTTACCGCAATTAGAAGCAGAAACCAATCAAATTTTATCTCGATTATCTGCTAATCAACTTCATGTTCAATTCGTAACGCAACGCACCGGACGCGGTAGTCGCTCTACCAAAAAAACAGCTAAAATGATTGAAACCTTAGAAATTCTAATAGCAGATGCGAGGGGAACTCGTTCTTATGAAACCTATTCTGGGGGGGAAGCTTTTAGAATTAATTTTGCGATTCGTTTAGCCTTAGCTAAATTATTAGCACAACGGGCGGGAACGTCTCTACAAATGTTAATTATTGATGAAGGTTTTGGAACCCAAGATGCGGAAGGATGCGATCGGTTAATTGCTGCTATTAATGCGATCGCCTCTGATTTTGCTTGTATTCTGACTGTTACTCATATTCCCAGTTTAAAAGAAGCCTTTCAAGCTCGAATTGAAGTGCATAAAACCAGTCAAGGATCGCAAATTTACCTCTCCATTTAAGCAGACTTCTAATCCTGATGAGTAGATCTTACCCCTATAGGTTTGCTACCTTAGTCTCTGTCCGTACTGGCCAGGAGGAGGGGAAGAATAAAAGAAGACGATAATCAACAGTCAATAGTCAAACGTCAACCCAAACCCGAAATGTGTCAAACTATAAAGGATGGGTTGGAGAACTCGGACTTGGTTAAGCAGACAAAGCTATTTACGCAACAGGATCAGCAGGCTAATGCTGGTGCTGCATCTCGTAAGCGTCTTGATTTTTTGGCGTGGGTATCCCGAAGCAGCGCCATTTTGACGTTAGTATTACTGTCGGCGGGAGTCAGCGTTGCTCAGTCTCAACCCCTGAAGTCTCCAGAGCCGAAACCCACGACTCCGACTGAAAAGATATCCCCGACGGATCGACTGGAACTCGAACAACTGCGAGAACAGCAGCGCTTACAAGAACAGGTTCAAGCGGAAGCTCAACGGGCCTTTAAACAGACAATGACGCTGTTTAATCTGTTGTTAGGACTCTTAGGGATTTTATTAGCAGCAACCTTAGTGGGATTATGGTTATTGCGGCGTTCTGTTGTTCGAGAAGTAACGATTATTGTTAAAAATCATCTGAATGAATTAGGGGATTTAGAAGGCAAAATAGCAGCCGCCAATCAACAAATGCAAGCGGTAATTCAAGAAACCGATCGCATTGCTGAAGATTTGCATTTAGAAACCCATAATTTTCAGGATGAATTAGGAAGCCAACGCAGTCAAATTGGGGAATGGTTAACGGAATTATCCCAAGTTCGTCAACGGGCTTTACAAGACTTTCAAGAAGAAACTCAACAGGTTGAGCAACAACTTCATCACTTAGAAATTGAGTTTTCTAAACAACTGTCAGATTTACAAAACCGAGCCAGTAATCAACAAAATTTAATCTTACAAAATTTAGATAAACTGGGAACGAATTACGCCAACCATCTTACGGGGTTACAAGCGGATGTAGATGGACAAAAAAATACGGTTTTAGAGCATTTTAAACAATCAGAAACGGTTTTAACGACCCAATTATCGGAATTACAACATCAAGTTCAAAATCAACGCGATCGCCTCTTCCAAAGCCTAGAACAAGTAAGTGTAGAATTCAGAACAACGGTGTCCGGTTGGCAAACTGATGTGGAAGGACAAAAAAATACCGTAGGTCAGAATTTACAACAAATTGAAGCGGAATTAGTTCAAGAGTTATCCCAACTGCAAAAACAGGCAGAAACCCAAAAAGATCGGGTATTTGCTCGTTTAGAACGATATGAAACCGATTTTGCACCGCAATTAGAAGAAATTCGGATTAAATCGGAACAAAAAGCTCAAGAACAAATTGATTTAGCGTTGAGAAACTTAGAGAAATTTGGCAATGATGCCGTTACAAAACTCTCTGATTCTCAAGGCAGAATTCAGGGACAAATGGAGCAGAAACTCCAAAGAATTCAACAGTTAGAACAGCAAGCGGAAACCCAACTCGCTACCTATCAACAGCAAATTCAGACCCAGGTAGATGAAAAGTTACAACGATTACAACAATTAGAAGTAGACTATGCTGGGATTATTGCCGATAGTCAGGCGGGATGGAAAACCCAAAAAGAACGTATTGTCCAACGGTTAGAGAAGTTTGATCAAGATGTGAATGGGGTAATTGAACAGTTAAGAGGGGATTTACAAACCCGCAAGGATTCTACTTTTAAGAAATTGGATAAATTTGACACCATGTTAACGGAACAGTTAACAGAAGTTCAAGCAGATGCTAATACTCAAAAAGCGGGAATTTATCAAGAATTAGTGGCAATGCAGTCGGAAGCGTTAACGAGAAAAGATGAAATTCTCAAGGAATTAGCGGCAATTGCTCCGACCGCTTTAGTGGAATCGGCGGTATCAGAAATGATGCAAAAAATTGAAACAATTACGGATCAATTAGAACGGTTACAATCGAATAAACCGGAGCTATTTTTAAACGTCGATGATTATGTTCAACAGGGGAATGTTTTATTTGCCGAAGGACGTTATGAAGAAGCTTTAGGAGCGTTTCATCAAGTTGTAGAATTACAACCGAATGATTATCGAGCTTGGCTAAATCGAGGGATGGCTTTAAGTCGATTAAAACGTCAAAATGAAGCGATCGCATCTTATAAAAAAGCCTTAGAAATTAAACCCGATTATCATCAAGCTTGGGTAGATTTAGGCGTAACTTATGGTAAATTACAAAAACATCAAGATGCCTTTGAAGCCTTTGATCAAGCGGTGAAAGTTAAACCCGAAGATGGGGTGGCGTGGTTAAATCGGGGGATGGCGTTACAAGCCATTGAACGTTATTCAGATGCGGTGACATCTTTTGATCAAGCGATTGAATTTGATCCTGATAATTCTAAAGCCTGGAATTATCGAGGTTATGTTTTAATTAAGTTAAAACGGGGAAAAGAAGCGTTAGAAAGTTTAGATCGAGCGTTAGAATTAAAGCCCGATTATGCTGATGCTTACTATAATAAAGCCCTTAGTTATGCTCAACAACGTCAAACAGAATTAGCTGTTGAACATTTAGAGCAAGCTATTGATCTAAATACTCGTTATCGGGAGGAAGCTAAAACTGACCCAGATTTATATCCAATTGTCAAGTTTTTGCGTCCTAAAGCTAAACTTCAATCTTGAAGGGAATAGGGAACAGGAGGAAAACAAGTTTAGGTTTTAGGAGGCATTAATCATCCTTGAAGTTCAGGAATATGCTCATTTTCATAATTTTCAATTAAGATACCCAGAATATCCATGAGTGAGGCGAGGGGATGTTGTTCATCTTCGCCCACTTCATCAATGAGTTGATCCAGCCATTCCACAAGCTGTTGATAACTCGCTTCATCGCGGGGAATTACTAACCGATGAGCCAGGGGTTGCCACAATTTTTGAGTCTCTGCAATGCTCAACATTTTGTGTGCTAATTCTATTTTTTATTCTGGCATTCTAACACAATCTTCTGTAATAAATTCCTCAGCATTGTTAACAATAGGTGGCAAACCTGGAGCGACAACAGATAAACCTTGAGATTCCCGATTTGCGATTTCAAAATTTA is from Planktothrix serta PCC 8927 and encodes:
- a CDS encoding Uma2 family endonuclease → MTFNKAHPYLSPEEYLESEKNSPIKHEYIQGKIYAMAGASDAHVTITANLLAMLRNHIRGSGCRVYFADMKARIESLNIFYYPDIMVTCDSRDVNFEYFKCYPCLIIEVISSSTEAFDRGDKFIDYQELETLEEYVLISQNRQRIDCFRRNTEGRWELYSYRGNQELELTCVNFSGSLAAVYEDVSFPESFIALREREQGTGNREQ
- a CDS encoding AAA family ATPase, with amino-acid sequence MIPQKLTLKNFLSYREATLDFSGLHTACICGSNGSGKSSLLEAMAWAIWGESRAESKDDIIYMGELETQVDFIFISQGNLYRVIRNRRRGQSGALEFQVATTVLQEIEDLDKIKFRPLTEKGILATQQKIIDYLKLDYDTFTNSAYLRQGKADEFMIKRPAERKEILASLLKLDQYDGLSEKAKDSARDYKAQGEVLEQTLTANQAQIEQKCQLEQEIIQLQNTVDHLQEKQIQDRDNYQQLQAQQHHRQAWEKLLTGQQQQHQTFAQDYRRLQQELATTQRQRQELEAVLQQETEIQAGYNNFITLQTTEETLSAQFKIYQDSQQRRQQLQEQQRQHLNTLQQQIQTLQARLEALTQQEQDYLQSLSQKPDIEAGLEQLQTARTRLNQFDQLQLEVTPILQHRQRIQTELDRAQSRQQARLEELKTSVGKLQRTLQHHRPQLEAQLQTTADQITELDKKKVYQLRVREKGQERHHFIDRLNNVKRDYEEKLTELEQKIQLLSKSETEETETAELPLLRSQFPPCPLCDRPLDEHHWNLVISKHQNQQQEFRNQIWVIHEQLVVADRELKILQEEYRQIQQDLLPYEELREHRVKIQAQLESLYQDEQHLQQLVLEQKAVQTLLETGNYATDLYAELQNLEQKLSQLNYNEQSHALARNEEKRWRWAEIKYSQIRDAQDKLNKIQVQKPELETQIQTLTQTLSEQKNNSEIQQEILALEQKINQMGYNVEEHNRIRSQLRQAQVWLTRTEQLNQAKQQYPILQQRIEELETLTQERAKNLQGIQGQIELLQQQLKETPDPTEALKQLEQLIQQQRLKLDSYLGQLGSLQQQQTQIDQLNVQQTELKTQLDTVRRQYRVYQELSQAFGKNGIQALMIENILPQLEAETNQILSRLSANQLHVQFVTQRTGRGSRSTKKTAKMIETLEILIADARGTRSYETYSGGEAFRINFAIRLALAKLLAQRAGTSLQMLIIDEGFGTQDAEGCDRLIAAINAIASDFACILTVTHIPSLKEAFQARIEVHKTSQGSQIYLSI
- a CDS encoding tetratricopeptide repeat protein, which codes for MVKQTKLFTQQDQQANAGAASRKRLDFLAWVSRSSAILTLVLLSAGVSVAQSQPLKSPEPKPTTPTEKISPTDRLELEQLREQQRLQEQVQAEAQRAFKQTMTLFNLLLGLLGILLAATLVGLWLLRRSVVREVTIIVKNHLNELGDLEGKIAAANQQMQAVIQETDRIAEDLHLETHNFQDELGSQRSQIGEWLTELSQVRQRALQDFQEETQQVEQQLHHLEIEFSKQLSDLQNRASNQQNLILQNLDKLGTNYANHLTGLQADVDGQKNTVLEHFKQSETVLTTQLSELQHQVQNQRDRLFQSLEQVSVEFRTTVSGWQTDVEGQKNTVGQNLQQIEAELVQELSQLQKQAETQKDRVFARLERYETDFAPQLEEIRIKSEQKAQEQIDLALRNLEKFGNDAVTKLSDSQGRIQGQMEQKLQRIQQLEQQAETQLATYQQQIQTQVDEKLQRLQQLEVDYAGIIADSQAGWKTQKERIVQRLEKFDQDVNGVIEQLRGDLQTRKDSTFKKLDKFDTMLTEQLTEVQADANTQKAGIYQELVAMQSEALTRKDEILKELAAIAPTALVESAVSEMMQKIETITDQLERLQSNKPELFLNVDDYVQQGNVLFAEGRYEEALGAFHQVVELQPNDYRAWLNRGMALSRLKRQNEAIASYKKALEIKPDYHQAWVDLGVTYGKLQKHQDAFEAFDQAVKVKPEDGVAWLNRGMALQAIERYSDAVTSFDQAIEFDPDNSKAWNYRGYVLIKLKRGKEALESLDRALELKPDYADAYYNKALSYAQQRQTELAVEHLEQAIDLNTRYREEAKTDPDLYPIVKFLRPKAKLQS